The proteins below come from a single Chthoniobacterales bacterium genomic window:
- a CDS encoding choice-of-anchor tandem repeat GloVer-containing protein encodes MIIDEKDSSHPLLAELKKRLLKGAILGMAVLGMSSQAATIETMSSLTISLPVSPQVRLPDGTLYGTAYGTFNGGSSHGAVWKVATDGTVGVVYDFHALTQEEANPTVLIGGADGNLYGATAPKAVGDLNGMIYKLTPAGVFTPLYLFQDGKGTHATSLIQAADGNFYGTAAGDSSGGFFNHPPTMHNPGIFFRLTPAGVFTTLYTFTGGADGSFPNAVVQGADGNFYGSAQYGPESPANIFNGYGSVFKITPSGTLTTLYSFTGGANNGNPWGVIQGQDGNLYGMTSAGTPNSVFKITPAGQRSTMYVLDGTNGTDTVGLVASTDGSVYGTTKDGGIPQAGNIFRITPTGQVNVYAFDGDATGTHPSRPFEGAEHSLYGATESGGRYFHGTVFRLNQAPPRDVLNISTRLQVLTDDNVLIGGFIINGTDPKKVIIRGIGPSLSGVGATLQDPVLELHQGNLTVATNDNWKQNQAAVEATGLQPSNDSESAIVTTLAPGAYTAILSGRNNGTGVGVVEVYDLDQAVNSKLANISTRGFVDTGNNVMIGGLIVSGGGGGGSARVIVRAIGPTLSTVGIANALQDPNLELHDAFGATIASNDNWKIRLTGGSQQGEIEATGIPPVNDFESALVQTLAPGSYTVIVRGSNNTTGVAVVEAYTLQ; translated from the coding sequence ATGATCATCGACGAAAAAGACTCTTCGCATCCGTTGCTGGCCGAGCTCAAGAAGCGCCTGCTGAAGGGAGCAATCCTCGGAATGGCGGTGTTGGGCATGTCATCCCAGGCTGCCACGATCGAGACCATGTCCTCTCTGACCATTTCACTTCCCGTCTCGCCCCAGGTCCGGCTTCCGGACGGGACGTTATATGGAACTGCCTACGGCACTTTCAACGGCGGTTCCAGCCATGGAGCCGTCTGGAAAGTAGCTACGGACGGCACCGTTGGCGTTGTTTACGATTTTCACGCCCTTACCCAGGAGGAGGCTAATCCGACGGTGCTTATCGGAGGCGCCGACGGAAACCTCTACGGCGCGACCGCACCCAAGGCAGTCGGCGATCTGAATGGAATGATTTACAAGCTCACGCCTGCAGGCGTCTTCACTCCCTTGTACCTGTTTCAGGATGGAAAAGGCACGCACGCCACCAGCCTCATCCAGGCAGCGGACGGCAACTTTTATGGGACTGCGGCGGGCGATTCGAGCGGCGGCTTTTTCAATCACCCACCAACCATGCATAACCCCGGGATATTCTTCAGGCTGACCCCGGCCGGCGTGTTCACCACCCTTTACACCTTTACCGGCGGAGCGGACGGAAGTTTCCCCAATGCCGTGGTCCAGGGAGCGGACGGCAATTTCTATGGCAGCGCCCAATATGGCCCCGAATCCCCGGCAAATATTTTCAACGGCTACGGCAGCGTTTTCAAGATCACGCCTTCCGGGACATTAACGACGCTTTATTCGTTTACGGGCGGCGCCAATAACGGCAACCCCTGGGGCGTTATCCAGGGCCAGGACGGCAACCTTTACGGAATGACAAGCGCTGGAACCCCAAACTCGGTTTTCAAGATCACTCCGGCCGGTCAGCGAAGCACGATGTACGTTCTCGATGGCACGAATGGCACCGACACCGTCGGACTTGTCGCCAGCACCGACGGCAGCGTTTATGGAACGACAAAGGACGGCGGAATTCCCCAGGCTGGAAACATCTTTAGAATCACTCCCACCGGGCAGGTGAACGTTTACGCTTTCGACGGGGACGCCACCGGCACCCATCCCAGCCGTCCTTTTGAGGGCGCGGAGCATAGTCTCTACGGGGCGACGGAATCCGGCGGCCGCTATTTTCATGGCACTGTCTTTCGCTTGAACCAAGCCCCTCCCCGGGACGTGCTCAACATCTCGACCCGCCTTCAAGTTCTCACGGACGACAACGTGTTGATCGGCGGATTTATCATCAATGGCACCGACCCAAAGAAAGTCATCATTCGCGGAATCGGGCCATCGCTCAGCGGGGTCGGAGCCACTCTTCAGGATCCGGTTCTGGAACTGCATCAGGGGAATCTGACCGTCGCGACCAACGATAACTGGAAACAAAATCAGGCGGCGGTGGAAGCGACAGGGCTTCAGCCGTCGAACGATTCGGAATCCGCGATCGTTACTACCCTCGCGCCCGGGGCATACACCGCCATTCTTTCGGGCAGAAACAACGGCACTGGCGTCGGCGTGGTGGAAGTCTACGACCTCGATCAAGCCGTTAATTCCAAACTCGCCAATATCAGCACGCGCGGATTTGTCGACACGGGCAACAACGTCATGATCGGTGGATTGATTGTGAGTGGCGGCGGCGGCGGCGGAAGCGCGAGAGTCATTGTGCGCGCCATCGGTCCCACGTTGAGCACGGTCGGTATCGCGAATGCCTTGCAGGATCCGAACCTGGAACTGCACGACGCCTTCGGTGCCACGATTGCCTCCAACGACAACTGGAAGATTCGCTTGACCGGTGGCAGCCAGCAGGGAGAAATCGAGGCGACCGGCATCCCGCCCGTGAACGATTTCGAATCGGCCCTCGTCCAAACCCTGGCGCCCGGCAGCTACACCGTGATTGTGCGGGGATCGAACAACACGACCGGCGTCGCCGTCGTCGAAGCTTACACGCTTCAATAG
- the tsaE gene encoding tRNA (adenosine(37)-N6)-threonylcarbamoyltransferase complex ATPase subunit type 1 TsaE, which translates to MATCISDSPAETETAGRRFASNLPAGTVVALVGPLGAGKTQFVKGLVAEIGAPLPVTSPTFTLIHEYTGGRVPIYHFDFFRIDDRQSAERLGLDEYFFGDGISVVEWADKFPELIPPGARWISLEPKSETNRWITIREDPGT; encoded by the coding sequence GTGGCTACCTGCATTTCCGATAGTCCTGCCGAAACGGAAACGGCCGGTCGCCGATTCGCCTCTAACTTGCCGGCGGGGACGGTCGTCGCCCTGGTTGGACCGCTCGGCGCGGGGAAGACCCAGTTCGTCAAGGGCCTGGTGGCAGAGATCGGCGCCCCCCTTCCCGTGACGAGCCCGACCTTCACGCTCATCCACGAATACACCGGCGGGCGAGTCCCAATTTATCACTTCGATTTTTTCCGGATCGATGATCGCCAATCCGCGGAGCGGCTCGGCCTGGATGAATATTTCTTCGGCGACGGCATCTCGGTCGTCGAGTGGGCGGACAAGTTCCCGGAGCTTATTCCGCCTGGGGCGCGCTGGATTTCCTTGGAGCCGAAATCTGAGACCAATCGCTGGATTACCATTCGTGAAGATCCTGGCACTTGA
- a CDS encoding thiamine-phosphate kinase, translated as MKLREVGEDGLLDQLLPLLPRNREVILGAGDDCAVVKSGTASKLHLLKTDCLVEGIHFAKDTRPEQVGWKAMARPLSDFAAMSGVPQFALVTLIVPSRTSLTWVKKLYQGIRKAARAFGVAVIGGETSRTKGPAVISVAVTGFVEKGRWVSRAGGKVNDEIFVTGRLGGSLGGRHLRFVPRIAESRWLTQNFRVHAMMDLSDGLGADLPRLARASKVGFEIDQKTLPLNPGCTIRQAISDGEDYELLFTLAPKDSRLLSSRWSRNFPNIPLTRIGRLNRQSKIENRKFPSGYLHFR; from the coding sequence ATGAAGCTGCGAGAGGTCGGGGAGGACGGCCTGCTCGACCAACTCCTGCCGTTGCTCCCGCGTAATCGCGAAGTAATTCTGGGCGCCGGTGACGACTGCGCGGTCGTCAAATCAGGAACCGCCTCCAAGCTCCACCTTCTGAAGACCGATTGCCTGGTCGAGGGGATTCATTTTGCGAAGGACACGCGGCCGGAGCAGGTAGGATGGAAAGCGATGGCGCGACCGTTGAGTGATTTCGCGGCAATGTCGGGCGTGCCCCAATTTGCGCTTGTTACCCTGATCGTTCCGTCGAGGACGTCTCTGACCTGGGTCAAAAAGCTGTATCAAGGGATTCGGAAAGCAGCTCGCGCTTTCGGCGTGGCCGTCATCGGCGGAGAGACCAGCCGAACGAAAGGGCCCGCGGTTATTTCGGTCGCGGTCACCGGATTTGTTGAAAAAGGGAGATGGGTCAGCCGGGCCGGCGGAAAAGTGAACGACGAAATCTTTGTTACCGGTCGTCTGGGAGGGTCATTGGGTGGGCGTCACCTCCGATTCGTCCCGCGGATCGCCGAATCGCGCTGGCTGACGCAAAACTTCCGGGTTCACGCCATGATGGACTTGAGCGACGGGCTCGGCGCCGATCTGCCGCGTCTGGCCCGGGCCAGTAAAGTCGGATTCGAGATCGACCAAAAGACATTGCCCCTGAATCCCGGCTGCACTATTCGCCAGGCCATTTCCGATGGAGAAGACTACGAATTGCTCTTCACCCTTGCTCCCAAAGATTCCCGCTTATTGTCCTCCCGCTGGTCCAGGAATTTCCCAAACATTCCTCTCACACGCATCGGCCGGCTCAATCGACAATCGAAAATCGAAAATCGAAAATTCCCAAGTGGCTACCTGCATTTCCGATAG
- a CDS encoding trifunctional transcriptional activator/DNA repair protein Ada/methylated-DNA--[protein]-cysteine S-methyltransferase, whose product MKTSSFAIERPSLIIEQPTPMKMPELLPPADTMYRALVNRDSSFEGIFFVGVRTTGIFCRPTCSAKKPARENVDFFSTPSEALHGGYRPCLRCHPMDPEKRAPELIERLRAEVERSPGGRLTDKELAALSIDPSTARRQFKRHYGMTFQAYHRARRMGLALREVRKGGRVDEVQSETGFGSASGFRDAFARIFGDVPTSAAKKQGGLFAQRIETPLGAMLAIADDEGLRLLEFVDRRAMEREMTILRNRLQTNIVPGEHPHLAAVRAQLSDYFSGKNLEFDVPLAPVGSPFQMRTWKLLQTIPIGETRSYSWMATKLGDAEMRRAVGRANGDNMLCLIIPCHRVIRADGTLCGYGGGLWRKKWLLDHERRFAKK is encoded by the coding sequence ATGAAAACATCGAGCTTTGCCATCGAACGGCCGTCACTGATAATCGAGCAACCGACTCCAATGAAGATGCCCGAACTGCTTCCGCCCGCCGACACGATGTATCGCGCGCTCGTCAATCGTGACTCAAGCTTCGAAGGGATTTTCTTTGTCGGGGTTCGCACTACCGGCATTTTTTGCCGTCCCACCTGTTCGGCGAAAAAGCCGGCCCGCGAGAATGTCGATTTCTTCTCGACGCCGAGCGAGGCGTTGCACGGCGGTTACCGGCCTTGTCTGCGTTGCCATCCGATGGACCCGGAAAAGCGAGCGCCGGAATTGATCGAGCGATTGCGGGCCGAAGTTGAACGCTCGCCCGGTGGTCGCCTGACTGACAAGGAACTGGCCGCGCTTTCGATCGATCCCTCCACAGCACGCCGACAATTCAAACGCCATTACGGAATGACATTCCAGGCGTATCACCGGGCCCGGCGGATGGGGCTGGCACTGCGCGAAGTTCGAAAAGGCGGCCGCGTGGACGAAGTTCAAAGCGAAACCGGCTTCGGCTCGGCCAGCGGATTTCGAGATGCGTTCGCCCGCATATTTGGCGATGTCCCCACGTCCGCGGCAAAGAAGCAGGGCGGCTTGTTCGCCCAGCGAATCGAGACGCCACTTGGAGCCATGCTCGCGATCGCGGACGACGAGGGATTGCGGCTGCTCGAGTTCGTCGATCGACGCGCGATGGAACGTGAGATGACGATCCTGCGGAATCGGCTTCAGACGAATATCGTTCCGGGCGAACATCCGCACCTCGCCGCGGTGCGCGCCCAGCTGTCGGATTATTTTTCCGGAAAGAACCTCGAGTTCGACGTTCCGCTGGCCCCAGTCGGTTCGCCCTTTCAGATGCGCACCTGGAAACTGCTCCAGACAATTCCGATCGGCGAAACGCGTTCCTATTCCTGGATGGCGACCAAACTGGGCGACGCCGAGATGCGCCGCGCCGTCGGCCGGGCCAACGGCGACAACATGCTTTGCCTCATCATTCCCTGCCACCGCGTCATCCGTGCGGACGGCACGCTTTGCGGTTACGGCGGCGGCCTCTGGCGGAAGAAATGGCTGCTCGATCACGAGCGGCGCTTCGCGAAGAAGTGA
- the sppA gene encoding signal peptide peptidase SppA, which translates to MEANRKLGCLSIFLFVALCASLFLNLVLAATSLRRFGGNTREEEPTPSFREIIVQRGPRGSNDKIAVIAMRGLISSSLSGNVGDTMVEDMRLALQQARDDSNVRAIVLEIDSPGGEVTASDIIYNWVVKARARKPVVVYMDSVAASGGYYVACGGKYLMANETTITGSIGVIIQTLNYEQLFNKIGLASVTFKSGKFKDILNGGRQMTPEEREFVQNFVMKTYDKFLGVVAQERHFPADQLRNTIADGRILSGKDALENKLIDGVGQIEDAFAKAKELGKSPNATVVKYGPPYSFSRFLRAFGSTNGSKLELTLPKQLMPQLETGHAYFLPSFYAP; encoded by the coding sequence ATGGAGGCCAATCGAAAACTCGGCTGTTTGAGCATTTTTCTCTTCGTGGCCCTTTGCGCGAGCTTATTCCTGAACCTGGTCTTGGCGGCTACCTCTCTGCGCCGCTTCGGCGGCAATACCCGCGAAGAAGAGCCGACGCCATCGTTTCGCGAAATCATCGTCCAACGCGGCCCTCGCGGCAGCAACGATAAGATCGCGGTTATCGCGATGCGCGGGCTGATCAGTTCGTCGCTTTCGGGGAATGTGGGCGACACCATGGTGGAAGACATGCGCCTGGCTCTTCAACAGGCGCGCGATGATTCGAATGTGCGCGCGATCGTGCTCGAAATCGATTCGCCGGGAGGAGAAGTGACGGCCTCCGACATTATCTACAACTGGGTGGTTAAAGCGCGGGCGCGAAAGCCGGTGGTCGTTTACATGGACTCCGTGGCGGCCTCGGGTGGGTACTACGTCGCGTGCGGTGGAAAATACCTGATGGCGAACGAGACCACCATCACCGGCAGTATCGGCGTGATCATTCAAACGCTTAACTACGAGCAACTCTTTAACAAAATTGGGCTGGCTTCGGTCACCTTCAAAAGCGGGAAGTTCAAGGACATCCTCAATGGCGGCCGCCAGATGACTCCGGAAGAGCGGGAGTTTGTCCAAAATTTCGTCATGAAAACCTACGACAAATTTCTCGGCGTCGTGGCGCAGGAACGCCATTTCCCGGCCGACCAGCTGCGCAACACGATAGCGGACGGACGCATTCTTTCCGGTAAGGACGCGCTCGAGAACAAGTTGATCGATGGCGTGGGCCAAATTGAAGACGCCTTTGCCAAAGCGAAAGAGCTCGGCAAGTCGCCTAATGCGACGGTCGTTAAATATGGGCCGCCCTACAGCTTCAGCCGTTTCCTGCGGGCCTTCGGGAGTACAAACGGTTCGAAACTCGAGCTGACGCTGCCAAAGCAATTAATGCCGCAGCTGGAAACCGGGCATGCTTATTTTTTGCCGAGCTTCTACGCTCCGTAG
- the alr gene encoding alanine racemase — MSETYRCWAEIDRSALRHNAGVVRERIGAAEMLAVVKANAYGHGLVGVAEALASDAQLFGVANLEEALALRAAGLSHPVITLSPALAEERPIIVERKFIPTISALEEAEAFARLGPVSINFKVDTGMGRMGVPENESLAVFRKVAALPNVRVHSISTHMPVSNEDAEYTRVQLERFRNVFAQFRAEVPGDYKAHVLQSAGTLAFNDPPPEIVRAGVMLYGISPLPEFQKILKPVMTWKARIALIREMPAGHGISYGRTFITPRPMRVATLSAGYADGYPRHLSNREAAILVRGQRCPLLGRVTMDLMMIDVSHLKDAQVGDEAVLLGRQGDEEVSATELGDRAGTISWEIVTRVGTRVRRVFI; from the coding sequence ATGAGTGAAACCTATCGCTGCTGGGCCGAGATCGATCGGAGCGCACTGCGCCATAACGCAGGCGTTGTCCGCGAGCGGATTGGCGCGGCGGAGATGCTCGCGGTGGTGAAGGCGAATGCTTACGGGCACGGCCTCGTGGGTGTGGCCGAAGCGCTGGCGAGCGACGCGCAGCTCTTCGGCGTAGCGAATCTCGAGGAAGCGCTCGCGCTCCGCGCCGCCGGCCTGTCGCATCCGGTGATCACCCTCAGTCCAGCATTAGCGGAGGAACGACCAATCATCGTCGAGCGGAAGTTCATTCCTACGATTTCGGCGCTCGAAGAAGCCGAGGCGTTCGCTCGGCTCGGTCCGGTTTCAATCAATTTCAAAGTCGACACCGGAATGGGGCGGATGGGCGTGCCCGAAAACGAAAGCCTCGCGGTCTTCCGCAAAGTCGCGGCGTTGCCCAATGTGCGCGTCCACAGCATCTCCACCCACATGCCGGTCTCGAATGAAGACGCCGAGTACACGCGTGTCCAGCTAGAGCGATTTCGCAACGTCTTCGCGCAATTTCGCGCCGAAGTCCCCGGCGACTACAAAGCGCATGTCCTGCAAAGTGCTGGAACGCTGGCGTTCAATGATCCGCCGCCGGAGATCGTTCGCGCCGGGGTCATGCTCTACGGAATTTCGCCGTTGCCCGAATTCCAAAAGATCCTCAAGCCGGTGATGACCTGGAAGGCGCGCATCGCTTTGATTCGGGAAATGCCGGCTGGCCACGGGATCAGTTACGGCCGCACTTTCATCACGCCGCGCCCGATGCGGGTGGCCACGCTTTCGGCCGGTTATGCCGACGGTTATCCGAGGCATCTTTCCAATCGCGAGGCAGCCATCCTGGTCCGGGGCCAGCGGTGTCCCCTTCTCGGACGCGTGACAATGGATTTGATGATGATCGATGTCTCCCACCTCAAGGACGCCCAGGTTGGAGACGAAGCAGTCCTGCTGGGCCGCCAGGGAGATGAGGAGGTTTCTGCGACCGAACTCGGAGACCGCGCTGGGACGATCTCGTGGGAAATTGTGACGCGCGTCGGCACCCGCGTCCGCCGCGTCTTCATATGA
- a CDS encoding CPBP family intramembrane glutamic endopeptidase: MTVDGLFPALNIVFSAFFIVVGVYIYASLLWQIGARVPNSEPPPFRTFGVPEAIVGLVIISFFLVTLAAAPAHDVSRMRSRDLIASGSFTVGLLLALAGFLRLRRLDLGSLGGFSRIGFFRTVVTGAILMLAAYPLVILADFFTQRLLRGPPQRQAIVEMFSESSTIEQRILIIILAISLAPLAEEFIFRFFLYGVAKRYFGRVIALVVTSLLFAAVHGHLPSFAPLLVLGSCLAVAYEWSGSILVPMTMHAMFNAVTLTALAFPERFPS; the protein is encoded by the coding sequence ATGACCGTCGACGGCTTGTTTCCGGCGCTCAACATTGTATTCAGCGCGTTTTTTATTGTCGTCGGCGTCTACATTTACGCTTCACTGCTTTGGCAAATCGGCGCCCGCGTTCCAAATTCCGAGCCACCTCCGTTTCGGACGTTCGGCGTCCCGGAAGCGATTGTTGGCCTCGTGATCATCAGCTTTTTCCTGGTCACGCTGGCCGCAGCCCCCGCCCATGACGTTTCGCGAATGCGAAGCCGCGACCTCATTGCCAGCGGCAGTTTCACGGTTGGCCTCTTGCTGGCGCTGGCAGGGTTTCTTCGTCTGCGCCGGCTTGATCTCGGTTCGTTAGGCGGATTTTCCAGGATCGGTTTTTTTCGGACCGTGGTGACCGGCGCGATTCTTATGCTCGCCGCCTATCCGCTTGTCATCCTTGCGGATTTCTTCACCCAGCGTCTCCTCCGCGGCCCACCGCAACGACAGGCGATTGTGGAGATGTTCAGTGAATCAAGCACGATCGAGCAGCGGATCCTCATCATTATCCTCGCGATCTCCCTGGCGCCGTTGGCAGAAGAATTCATTTTTCGATTTTTTCTCTACGGCGTCGCGAAGCGTTATTTCGGGCGGGTGATCGCTCTGGTTGTGACTTCGCTCCTGTTTGCTGCAGTCCACGGGCATTTGCCCTCGTTTGCGCCACTCCTGGTCCTCGGAAGCTGTCTCGCGGTCGCCTACGAATGGAGCGGGTCCATCCTCGTTCCGATGACGATGCATGCGATGTTCAATGCAGTCACTTTGACGGCGCTTGCGTTCCCCGAGCGCTTTCCATCATGA
- the tsaB gene encoding tRNA (adenosine(37)-N6)-threonylcarbamoyltransferase complex dimerization subunit type 1 TsaB — protein sequence MKILALELSSARGSVAWRDGDLEWARQWPNNRKNSGEFFQNLADAQKQFGPPARIVVGLGPGSYAGTRIAISTAIGLQLATKAELVGLSSLCAVECDAPAYAVVGDARRQSFFLAQVRDRIVSVPPALQSEAALRSALAALNDQVPVFAMEELRQFDGVPVRYPSAEILARLAAERNREFVQPPLEPIYLREPHITIPRQR from the coding sequence GTGAAGATCCTGGCACTTGAACTCTCCAGCGCGCGCGGCAGCGTGGCGTGGCGCGACGGCGATCTCGAATGGGCGCGGCAATGGCCGAATAACCGCAAGAACTCCGGCGAGTTTTTCCAGAACCTGGCGGACGCGCAGAAGCAATTTGGCCCGCCGGCCCGGATTGTGGTGGGCCTCGGACCCGGTTCCTACGCGGGAACCCGGATAGCGATTTCCACAGCCATCGGTTTGCAGTTGGCCACCAAGGCAGAGCTGGTCGGACTGTCGTCGCTTTGCGCTGTCGAATGCGACGCGCCGGCCTACGCCGTCGTCGGGGACGCGCGCCGGCAATCGTTCTTCCTGGCGCAGGTGCGCGATCGAATCGTATCGGTTCCGCCCGCTCTGCAAAGCGAAGCGGCACTCCGCAGCGCTCTTGCCGCTTTGAACGATCAGGTACCCGTTTTCGCCATGGAAGAATTACGGCAATTCGACGGCGTGCCGGTCCGATACCCGTCCGCCGAAATCCTGGCGCGGCTTGCCGCGGAGAGGAATCGCGAGTTTGTTCAGCCGCCGCTCGAACCAATTTACCTTCGCGAGCCGCACATTACGATACCGAGACAAAGATGA